The following are from one region of the Abiotrophia defectiva ATCC 49176 genome:
- a CDS encoding ABC transporter ATP-binding protein, producing MKKYLYKNKWRLILALVVGALGAISVVAMAYIIQLLVTAIISGDAKQMVNVGIISAVYVLIDSYMDYAVEIVNERLTQAVILDIRQDVLKGISHLTVKGFYQEPDEYYMNLLTNDMDVVDEEYLKELLSMYNDIWTFVLGLASSLILSPFFSLIMILMSLAPIVLPKLMGEKLQAARKEVSKAQEGYLGRLKEGLQGFLTLKIYQGFAGYLSILNQKGQQIADAKVENTRRQRGVYAISYGLREFVNIFSWVVGGFFVIAGQLEFATFFAVKQLVAYVAYPIQGFSASYTGLVAARFNCDKIMAFIEATNKEDLSQESVQKVQSLILSDVSLEKNGTLILDNINLKFEMGKKYLIVGESGSGKTSLLRTILGMYTPSAGQIVWEGLTPAANGEWTIQNLLGFVQQDTVIFNNNLADNVTLFKQSKEDLSPLLEKVGLNKWRELNQLESGEQMLHQQSISGGEKRRLDIARALYHSRDILIFDEPVAGLDEANRQTIEETILSLKDKMVIYITHQISEEKIADFDCVIELHEGRVSGLESEKVISKSE from the coding sequence ATGAAGAAATATCTCTATAAAAATAAGTGGCGACTCATACTAGCCTTAGTAGTTGGGGCGCTAGGAGCCATATCCGTGGTGGCGATGGCATATATTATACAGTTACTTGTAACAGCCATTATTTCGGGTGATGCAAAACAAATGGTGAATGTAGGGATCATCTCTGCAGTTTATGTTTTAATCGACTCATATATGGATTATGCTGTTGAAATTGTCAATGAACGTTTAACACAGGCCGTCATACTTGATATTAGACAGGATGTATTAAAAGGGATTAGTCATTTGACAGTTAAGGGTTTCTATCAGGAACCTGATGAGTATTATATGAACTTGCTAACCAATGATATGGATGTTGTTGACGAAGAATATTTGAAAGAGTTGCTTAGCATGTACAATGATATTTGGACTTTTGTATTAGGTCTGGCATCTTCCTTGATTCTGAGTCCTTTCTTCAGTTTAATCATGATTTTGATGAGCCTTGCCCCTATTGTACTACCTAAACTAATGGGGGAAAAACTTCAAGCAGCAAGAAAAGAAGTGTCCAAAGCGCAAGAAGGCTACCTAGGTCGATTGAAAGAGGGTCTGCAGGGCTTCTTAACTTTGAAAATATACCAAGGTTTTGCAGGCTATTTAAGCATCTTAAATCAGAAGGGTCAGCAGATTGCAGATGCAAAAGTAGAGAATACACGCCGTCAAAGGGGTGTATATGCTATTTCCTATGGTTTACGAGAATTTGTTAACATCTTTTCTTGGGTTGTTGGGGGATTTTTCGTCATTGCTGGTCAATTAGAGTTTGCTACCTTCTTTGCTGTAAAGCAGTTAGTGGCCTATGTCGCTTATCCTATTCAGGGCTTTAGTGCTAGTTACACTGGACTAGTTGCTGCTCGATTTAATTGCGACAAGATTATGGCTTTTATTGAAGCCACTAATAAAGAAGATTTAAGCCAAGAGTCAGTGCAGAAGGTCCAAAGTCTCATTCTATCAGATGTGAGTCTAGAAAAAAATGGAACTTTGATCCTGGACAATATCAACCTCAAATTTGAGATGGGGAAAAAATACCTGATTGTTGGCGAAAGTGGCAGTGGGAAAACAAGCCTATTAAGGACCATACTCGGTATGTACACTCCGAGTGCAGGGCAAATTGTGTGGGAAGGCCTTACTCCTGCCGCTAATGGGGAGTGGACAATTCAGAATTTACTTGGCTTTGTTCAGCAGGACACGGTAATCTTCAACAATAACTTGGCTGATAATGTGACCTTATTTAAGCAATCCAAGGAGGATTTATCGCCACTCTTAGAAAAGGTAGGATTAAATAAATGGAGAGAACTCAACCAATTGGAATCAGGCGAGCAGATGCTTCATCAGCAGTCAATATCTGGTGGCGAAAAGAGACGATTGGATATAGCAAGGGCGCTCTATCATAGCCGTGATATTTTGATTTTTGATGAACCGGTAGCTGGCTTAGATGAAGCAAATCGCCAAACAATTGAAGAAACGATTCTATCCTTGAAGGACAAGATGGTTATTTACATTACTCATCAAATCAGCGAAGAGAAGATAGCTGATTTTGATTGTGTGATTGAACTTCATGAGGGGAGAGTTTCAGGTTTGGAAAGCGAAAAAGTTATATCCAAATCAGAATAG
- the mgtE gene encoding magnesium transporter, with the protein MLVEEIQTALLNEHSEAIYRMIREHHPADIALALEELEDEEVFKFVSFISDKALALILETQISEELQVKIVEAVPFARMLNVFTYMSQDDIVDILGNLSIWQRKQFLNMMKNRDSDDLEKLLAYDPDTAGGLMTTEFIALNENLTVYEAFETIRKIAPEKEVIETLFVVDAKTLLKGTVDIRDIFTKSDQQKLSEILNPNVISVTPTTDQEEVSLIVTKYNLSVVPVVNNKNRILGIITNDDIIHVINEEYTEDMYLMGGVDSEETLDSPVFESVKRRLPWLVINLFTAFLASSVINLFSDTISQMVALAAAMPIVAGMGGNAGTQTVTIVVRALALGEVDWGDWRGMLKEIGAGFANGLITGGVAAIALILMYGNVYLGVVIILAMIVDMVIAGIFGYFIPLAVKKFRGDPALVSTVFLTTATDVGGFFSFLGLATLFMPLLI; encoded by the coding sequence ATGCTCGTAGAAGAAATTCAAACAGCCCTATTAAACGAACATTCTGAAGCCATTTACCGTATGATTCGGGAACATCACCCGGCTGATATTGCCTTGGCCCTAGAGGAACTTGAAGATGAAGAAGTTTTCAAGTTTGTCAGCTTTATTTCGGACAAGGCCCTGGCCTTGATTTTGGAGACACAGATTTCTGAAGAACTCCAGGTTAAGATTGTAGAAGCCGTGCCCTTTGCCCGTATGCTCAATGTCTTCACTTATATGTCCCAGGACGATATCGTTGATATCTTGGGCAATCTATCCATTTGGCAACGTAAGCAATTCCTGAACATGATGAAGAATCGTGATTCGGATGACCTGGAGAAACTCTTGGCCTACGATCCGGATACTGCCGGTGGTCTCATGACGACTGAGTTCATCGCCTTGAATGAGAACTTGACGGTTTATGAAGCCTTCGAGACCATTCGTAAGATTGCGCCAGAGAAGGAAGTTATCGAGACCCTCTTCGTGGTCGATGCTAAGACCTTACTCAAAGGGACAGTCGATATCCGCGATATTTTCACCAAATCCGACCAACAAAAACTCAGTGAAATTCTCAATCCTAATGTCATTTCGGTGACGCCAACGACGGACCAGGAAGAAGTTTCCCTGATTGTTACCAAGTATAACCTGTCAGTTGTACCGGTCGTTAATAACAAGAACCGGATTCTGGGGATTATCACCAACGACGACATCATCCACGTCATCAATGAAGAGTACACCGAAGATATGTACTTGATGGGTGGGGTAGACTCGGAAGAAACGCTAGACAGCCCAGTCTTCGAGTCCGTCAAACGCCGTCTGCCTTGGTTGGTTATCAACCTCTTCACAGCCTTTCTGGCCTCATCCGTTATCAACCTTTTCTCCGATACCATCAGCCAAATGGTGGCCCTAGCGGCTGCTATGCCGATTGTAGCTGGGATGGGGGGGAATGCCGGTACCCAGACCGTGACCATTGTGGTTCGGGCTCTAGCCTTGGGCGAAGTAGACTGGGGTGATTGGCGCGGAATGCTTAAGGAAATCGGGGCTGGTTTCGCCAATGGTCTCATTACTGGTGGCGTGGCTGCTATTGCCCTTATACTCATGTATGGCAATGTCTACCTGGGTGTAGTCATCATCCTAGCTATGATTGTAGATATGGTCATTGCTGGAATTTTTGGCTACTTCATCCCCTTGGCGGTTAAGAAATTCCGCGGGGATCCTGCCTTAGTATCAACCGTCTTCCTGACTACGGCTACTGATGTGGGTGGTTTCTTCAGCTTCTTAGGCTTGGCCACTCTCTTCATGCCTTTACTTATATAA
- the folD gene encoding bifunctional methylenetetrahydrofolate dehydrogenase/methenyltetrahydrofolate cyclohydrolase FolD: MQRLDGKILSQSIFARLSQATAAFRSQTGTQPKLTVISVGEDPASKVYVGQKQKRALEIGYAFEWVLLPADISQEELERTIKVHNQDPQTHGLLLQLPLPEHLDPLSAMHLIDPEKDVDGFHPLTMGRVVEDNTDLYPCTPKGIVRLLENAQIPLQGQNVVVVGRSQIVGLPISIMLINRGATVTVCNSKTQDLGHYTRYADILIVATGQAHLIGPDHLKEGAVVVDVGINRLMSGKLVGDVDFEAVAHKVSYITPVPGGVGPMTVAMLMEQTFTCACQQQNLDPLTFLSQEEA, from the coding sequence ATGCAACGTTTAGATGGGAAAATTCTCTCACAATCAATTTTCGCCCGGCTATCCCAGGCAACAGCGGCCTTCCGTTCCCAAACCGGGACCCAGCCCAAATTGACCGTTATCTCAGTAGGGGAAGATCCTGCCAGCAAGGTCTATGTTGGCCAGAAGCAAAAACGTGCCTTGGAAATTGGCTATGCCTTCGAATGGGTACTCTTGCCAGCAGATATTAGCCAAGAAGAATTGGAGCGGACCATTAAGGTTCACAACCAGGATCCTCAAACCCATGGGCTCTTATTACAATTGCCTCTGCCTGAGCATTTAGATCCATTGTCAGCTATGCACCTAATTGATCCAGAGAAAGATGTAGATGGTTTCCACCCCCTGACCATGGGACGGGTCGTTGAAGACAATACAGACCTCTATCCTTGTACGCCAAAAGGCATTGTGCGGCTCTTAGAGAATGCCCAGATTCCTTTGCAAGGTCAGAATGTGGTCGTCGTAGGCCGTAGCCAAATTGTGGGCTTGCCTATTTCTATCATGCTGATTAACCGCGGGGCCACTGTGACAGTCTGTAATTCCAAGACCCAGGACTTAGGACACTATACGCGTTATGCGGATATCTTGATTGTCGCGACTGGTCAGGCGCATTTAATTGGGCCAGACCATCTCAAGGAAGGTGCAGTAGTAGTCGACGTTGGGATTAACCGGCTCATGTCTGGTAAGCTAGTAGGGGATGTGGATTTTGAAGCTGTAGCTCATAAGGTTAGCTACATCACACCAGTTCCTGGTGGAGTTGGCCCTATGACGGTAGCTATGTTGATGGAACAGACCTTTACTTGTGCCTGCCAACAACAAAACTTAGATCCCTTGACCTTCTTGAGCCAGGAGGAGGCCTAG